Proteins from a genomic interval of Bacteroidota bacterium:
- a CDS encoding GHMP kinase, protein MQQEYFYSNGKLLLSGEYLVLYGAKALALPLKLGQDLMVEHFPISEQKTIRWNSFENNKLWFEMEVCVDDFSIQKRSDLKIANQLLNCLLQAKKLNPDFLKEEQNLKIRTNLDFNKTWGLGSSSTLVNNIAGWAKVDPFKLLNLTFGGSGYDIACASADQPIFYQRTENEISVEKAAFDPIFKDYIYFAYTGRKQNTSKSVVDFRELDKPSSNMISEISQMGEIMAHTSSLDEFSRCIQSHENIMSSILKLKPIKQERFKDFDGEIKSLGAWGGDFMMMASSKNDFSWIKAYFQKKGLNTIFKYSDIIK, encoded by the coding sequence GTGCAACAAGAATATTTCTATTCGAATGGAAAACTACTCCTGAGTGGCGAGTACCTTGTTCTTTATGGGGCAAAGGCATTGGCTCTTCCATTAAAATTAGGCCAAGATTTGATGGTTGAACATTTTCCAATAAGTGAGCAAAAAACTATTAGATGGAATAGTTTTGAAAACAACAAATTATGGTTTGAAATGGAAGTATGCGTCGATGACTTTTCCATACAAAAAAGATCAGATTTGAAGATTGCCAATCAATTGCTCAATTGCCTTCTACAAGCCAAAAAATTAAATCCTGATTTCCTGAAAGAAGAACAAAATCTCAAGATTCGCACAAATCTTGATTTTAATAAAACATGGGGACTGGGAAGTAGTTCTACCCTTGTGAATAATATTGCTGGTTGGGCTAAAGTCGATCCTTTCAAATTATTAAACCTGACCTTTGGAGGTTCGGGATATGATATCGCTTGTGCATCGGCTGATCAACCTATTTTTTACCAACGAACTGAAAATGAAATCTCCGTTGAAAAAGCTGCGTTTGATCCAATATTTAAAGATTATATATACTTTGCTTATACAGGCCGAAAACAAAATACTTCAAAAAGTGTTGTAGATTTTAGAGAGTTGGATAAACCTTCATCCAACATGATTAGTGAAATATCACAAATGGGTGAAATCATGGCACATACAAGTTCTTTAGATGAATTTAGCAGATGTATTCAATCTCACGAAAATATAATGTCTTCGATTCTGAAACTCAAACCAATAAAACAAGAACGGTTTAAAGATTTTGATGGAGAGATTAAATCGTTGGGAGCCTGGGGTGGAGATTTTATGATGATGGCTTCGAGCAAAAATGATTTTTCATGGATAAAAGCGTATTTTCAAAAGAAGGGATTAAACACTATTTTTAAATATTCTGATATAATTAAATAG
- a CDS encoding hydroxymethylglutaryl-CoA reductase gives MYLNNTIKGFSKLTKDEKLELVASYFPDSNLAINELKTFWHPDKKTQKLFDEFSENTISNFYIPFGIVPNMMINAKNYMVPMVIEESSVIAAASSSAKFWAERGGFKSKIIATEKIGQVHFLWNGNIEKLNKHLPSLKEELIQGTKHITSRMDERGGGITNIAIIDLTPELKNYYQLKATFETKNSMGANFINSCLEEFAQILKNYISNNPDFSPEEKECNIIISILSNYTPNCLVETTVECEVKRLKNADIDMLPEVFAQKFETAVKIAHIDTHRATTHNKGIFNGIDAVALATGNDFRAIEACGHTFAARSGKYKSLTDIIIDNNHFKYSLTIPLALGTIGGLTTLHPLAKRSLQLLGNPNAEDLMMIMASAGLANNFGAIKSLVTKGIQQGHMKMHLFNILNQYHATEVEKSEAREFFKEEKVSVKKVSDFLASLRQ, from the coding sequence ATGTATCTTAACAATACAATCAAAGGATTTTCGAAGCTTACAAAAGATGAAAAATTGGAATTGGTGGCCAGTTATTTCCCGGATTCAAATCTGGCAATAAATGAGCTTAAGACTTTTTGGCATCCCGACAAAAAAACACAAAAACTTTTTGATGAGTTTAGTGAAAATACCATTTCTAATTTCTACATACCATTTGGAATCGTACCCAATATGATGATTAATGCTAAAAATTATATGGTACCTATGGTGATTGAAGAAAGTTCGGTAATTGCAGCTGCATCAAGTAGTGCAAAGTTTTGGGCAGAAAGAGGAGGCTTTAAATCAAAAATAATTGCAACTGAGAAAATTGGACAAGTTCATTTTTTATGGAATGGGAACATTGAAAAATTAAACAAACATTTACCTTCATTAAAGGAAGAACTAATTCAGGGAACCAAACACATTACTTCCCGCATGGATGAAAGAGGCGGTGGAATCACAAATATTGCAATAATTGATCTGACTCCTGAACTAAAAAATTATTATCAGTTAAAAGCAACATTCGAAACTAAAAATTCAATGGGTGCTAATTTTATCAATTCGTGCCTCGAAGAATTTGCGCAGATCTTAAAAAATTACATTTCTAATAATCCTGACTTTAGTCCGGAGGAGAAAGAATGCAATATCATCATTTCGATCCTTTCAAACTATACCCCCAATTGTTTGGTTGAAACTACGGTTGAATGTGAAGTCAAAAGACTGAAAAATGCTGATATAGACATGTTACCCGAGGTATTTGCGCAGAAATTCGAAACAGCAGTTAAAATTGCACATATCGACACTCATCGCGCAACCACTCATAACAAAGGTATTTTTAACGGAATTGATGCCGTAGCTTTAGCAACAGGAAACGATTTTCGGGCAATTGAAGCGTGCGGACATACTTTTGCTGCCCGATCCGGAAAGTACAAAAGTCTTACTGATATTATAATTGACAATAATCATTTCAAATACTCGCTGACAATTCCTTTAGCACTTGGCACAATTGGCGGTTTAACAACATTGCATCCGCTTGCAAAGCGCTCATTACAATTATTGGGAAATCCAAATGCCGAAGATTTAATGATGATTATGGCATCTGCAGGACTGGCGAATAATTTCGGTGCCATCAAATCTTTGGTTACAAAAGGCATTCAGCAGGGCCATATGAAAATGCATTTGTTCAATATCCTGAATCAATATCATGCCACGGAGGTGGAAAAATCAGAAGCAAGAGAATTTTTTAAGGAAGAAAAGGTATCCGTTAAAAAAGTGAGTGACTTTCTGGCAAGCCTTCGACAATAA
- the groL gene encoding chaperonin GroEL (60 kDa chaperone family; promotes refolding of misfolded polypeptides especially under stressful conditions; forms two stacked rings of heptamers to form a barrel-shaped 14mer; ends can be capped by GroES; misfolded proteins enter the barrel where they are refolded when GroES binds), translating to MAKDILYDLPARDGLKRGVDALANAVKVTLGPKGRNVIIQKSYGSPVITKDGVTVAKEIDMKDPVENMGAQMVKEVASKTNDQAGDGTTTATVLAQAIVAKGLKNVTAGANPMDLKRGIDKAVIEVVKSLKQQTKQIGDSTEKIEQVASISANNDGSIGKLIAEAMSKVKKEGVITIEEAKGIETYVDVVEGMQFDRGYISPYFVTNTEKMEAVFEDPYILIYDKKISVMKDLLPILEKSVQTGRALIIIAEDIDGEALATLVVNKIRGSLKVAAVKAPGFGDRRKEMLEDIAVLTGGTVISEEKGYKLEDADLSFLGEADKVSIDKDNTTIVNGKGEKINIDGRVNQIKAQIETTTSDYDKEKLQERLAKLAGGVAVIYVGAASEVEMKEKKDRFDDALNATRAAIEEGIIPGGGVAYLRAIESIRNLKGANDDEETGIAIIMRALEEPLRQIVENAGMEGSVVVQKVSEGKGDFGFNARTDVYENLYEAGVIDPTKVARIALENAASIAGMLLTTECVLVEHKDENAAPAMPMGGGMPGGMGGMY from the coding sequence ATGGCAAAAGATATTTTATATGACCTACCCGCAAGAGATGGGTTAAAAAGAGGTGTTGACGCACTTGCAAATGCAGTTAAGGTTACTTTAGGACCTAAAGGCCGTAACGTTATCATCCAAAAATCATACGGTTCACCCGTTATTACAAAAGATGGTGTTACTGTTGCAAAGGAAATTGACATGAAGGACCCTGTTGAAAACATGGGTGCCCAAATGGTAAAAGAAGTAGCTTCGAAAACCAATGATCAAGCCGGTGACGGCACAACTACCGCTACTGTTTTAGCCCAGGCCATTGTTGCCAAAGGCTTGAAAAATGTTACTGCCGGCGCAAATCCAATGGATTTGAAACGTGGTATTGATAAGGCTGTTATTGAGGTTGTAAAATCTCTTAAACAACAAACCAAACAAATTGGCGACAGTACTGAAAAAATTGAACAAGTTGCATCTATATCGGCTAATAACGATGGTTCCATTGGCAAACTAATTGCTGAGGCGATGAGCAAAGTAAAAAAAGAAGGTGTTATTACCATTGAAGAAGCAAAAGGAATTGAGACCTATGTTGATGTTGTTGAAGGTATGCAATTTGATCGAGGATATATCTCTCCTTACTTTGTAACCAATACAGAAAAAATGGAAGCTGTTTTCGAAGATCCTTACATTTTGATTTATGATAAAAAAATCAGTGTAATGAAAGATTTGCTTCCGATTCTTGAGAAATCAGTTCAAACCGGTCGTGCACTTATTATCATTGCCGAAGATATCGACGGAGAAGCTTTGGCTACATTGGTTGTAAATAAAATCAGAGGCTCATTGAAAGTTGCAGCTGTTAAGGCTCCAGGTTTTGGTGACCGCAGAAAAGAAATGTTGGAAGACATTGCCGTTCTAACAGGAGGAACCGTTATCTCAGAAGAAAAAGGTTATAAATTGGAAGATGCAGATCTTTCATTCCTAGGAGAAGCCGACAAAGTTTCAATTGATAAAGACAACACTACCATCGTTAACGGTAAAGGTGAAAAAATCAATATCGATGGACGGGTAAATCAAATCAAAGCTCAAATCGAAACAACAACTTCCGATTACGACAAAGAAAAACTTCAGGAAAGATTGGCAAAACTTGCCGGTGGTGTTGCAGTTATTTATGTTGGTGCTGCAAGTGAAGTTGAAATGAAAGAGAAAAAAGATCGTTTCGACGATGCATTGAATGCAACCAGAGCGGCTATTGAAGAAGGAATTATTCCAGGTGGGGGTGTTGCTTACTTACGAGCAATCGAATCGATCAGAAACTTAAAAGGTGCTAACGACGACGAAGAAACAGGTATTGCAATTATAATGAGAGCCCTGGAAGAGCCACTTCGCCAAATTGTTGAAAATGCAGGAATGGAAGGATCTGTTGTTGTACAAAAAGTTTCGGAAGGAAAAGGTGATTTTGGTTTCAATGCAAGAACTGATGTTTACGAAAACTTGTATGAAGCAGGTGTTATCGACCCTACTAAAGTAGCACGTATTGCTCTTGAAAACGCAGCATCTATTGCCGGAATGTTACTTACAACCGAATGTGTTTTGGTTGAACATAAAGATGAAAACGCTGCACCTGCTATGCCAATGGGTGGCGGAATGCCAGGCGGTATGGGTGGAATGTACTAA
- a CDS encoding co-chaperone GroES produces MGKLNIKPLADRVIIEPAAAEVKTAGGIIIPNTAKEKPQKGIVLAVGPGKKDEPMTVKVGDNVLYGKYSGTEIVVEGKDYLIMRESDIVAIV; encoded by the coding sequence ATGGGAAAATTAAACATTAAACCTCTGGCAGATAGAGTTATCATCGAGCCTGCTGCTGCTGAAGTAAAAACAGCGGGTGGTATCATCATCCCCAACACAGCAAAAGAAAAGCCTCAAAAAGGTATCGTACTGGCCGTTGGCCCAGGTAAAAAAGATGAACCAATGACCGTTAAAGTAGGTGACAATGTACTTTATGGAAAATACAGTGGAACAGAAATAGTGGTTGAAGGAAAAGACTATTTGATTATGCGCGAATCCGACATCGTTGCTATCGTTTAA
- the secG gene encoding preprotein translocase subunit SecG: MGTYILVSVLILITCILLILVVLVQNSKGGGLASNFAGSNQYMGVRKTADFLEKSTWTLAIVLLFLSLSTIFVIPRSTETQNLVDTELRDQINNTQPASLPVQDYQAPPPREEEKK; the protein is encoded by the coding sequence ATGGGCACATATATTCTAGTATCGGTTCTAATTCTGATCACCTGCATCTTATTGATCTTGGTAGTTCTTGTTCAAAACTCAAAAGGAGGAGGTCTTGCTTCAAACTTTGCAGGATCAAATCAATACATGGGCGTACGCAAAACAGCTGACTTTCTAGAAAAGTCCACCTGGACACTGGCCATTGTATTATTATTTCTGAGCTTATCCACCATATTTGTTATCCCACGATCTACTGAAACACAAAACTTAGTTGATACGGAATTAAGGGACCAGATTAACAATACACAACCAGCTAGTTTGCCGGTTCAAGATTATCAAGCTCCACCACCTCGTGAAGAGGAGAAAAAATAA
- a CDS encoding sigma-54 dependent transcriptional regulator, with amino-acid sequence MEIQALKQRFGIIGVSPLLDRAIDVARQVAPTDITVFITGESGTGKEVFPQIIHQLSSRKHGPYIAVNCGAIPEGTIDSELFGHEKGSFTGAHESRKGYFEVVNGGTIFLDEVAELPLSTQVRLLRVLETGEFMKVGSSKVIKTNVRVVAATNVDVPRAINEGKFRQDLFYRLNTVPIFVPPLRDRKDDIFLLFRKFAADFAEKYRMPALQLDEEAVTILTNYRWNGNIRQLKNTAEQISIIEKEHFINATILQKYLPHGVGSDLPVLYKTSKEKEDFSERDILYKVLFDMKKDINDLKKIVLDIVENGEISSAENNAKLIKKLYQDDNDSFELNKIEIQQRVDENINEPIQHSELVEESLSLQKREIEMIRQALEKHKGKRKNAADELGISERTLYRKIKEYNIK; translated from the coding sequence ATGGAGATTCAAGCACTAAAACAACGATTCGGGATCATAGGGGTTTCTCCTCTTTTAGACAGGGCAATTGATGTGGCCCGACAGGTTGCTCCTACTGATATCACTGTTTTTATTACGGGTGAAAGTGGCACAGGGAAAGAAGTTTTTCCTCAAATCATCCATCAATTAAGTTCACGTAAACATGGTCCTTACATTGCCGTAAACTGCGGTGCTATTCCTGAAGGCACCATCGACTCAGAATTATTTGGACATGAAAAAGGTTCATTTACGGGTGCACACGAATCGCGCAAAGGATATTTTGAAGTAGTTAACGGTGGCACCATTTTTTTGGATGAAGTCGCTGAACTTCCGCTTTCGACTCAAGTTCGGCTTCTACGCGTTTTGGAAACGGGCGAATTTATGAAAGTCGGTTCTTCAAAAGTGATTAAAACCAATGTACGGGTTGTTGCGGCCACAAATGTTGATGTTCCGAGGGCCATCAACGAAGGAAAATTCCGTCAGGATTTATTTTACCGACTGAACACAGTTCCGATTTTCGTTCCGCCTTTACGTGATCGTAAAGATGATATTTTTCTATTATTCAGGAAATTTGCGGCCGACTTTGCCGAAAAATACAGAATGCCTGCTTTGCAATTGGATGAGGAGGCAGTTACGATTCTGACCAATTACCGCTGGAATGGAAATATTCGCCAATTAAAAAATACCGCAGAACAGATCTCAATCATTGAGAAAGAACATTTTATCAATGCTACAATCCTCCAAAAATATTTACCACACGGTGTTGGAAGTGATTTGCCGGTTCTTTACAAAACAAGCAAGGAAAAGGAAGATTTTTCGGAACGTGATATTTTGTATAAGGTGCTTTTTGATATGAAAAAAGACATCAATGACTTGAAAAAAATAGTACTCGACATTGTTGAAAATGGAGAAATTAGCAGTGCTGAAAATAATGCCAAGCTCATTAAAAAATTATATCAGGATGACAATGATTCGTTTGAATTGAATAAAATTGAAATTCAACAAAGGGTAGATGAAAATATAAATGAACCCATTCAGCATTCAGAGTTAGTCGAAGAATCCTTATCGCTTCAAAAAAGGGAAATTGAAATGATCAGGCAAGCCCTTGAAAAGCACAAAGGAAAAAGAAAAAATGCAGCCGATGAATTGGGGATATCTGAACGTACACTTTACCGAAAAATCAAAGAATATAATATAAAATAG
- the pheT gene encoding phenylalanine--tRNA ligase subunit beta, with translation MKISYNWLKRYVDFDIEPEQLSVLLTDCGLEVESFERIQSVKGGLKGVVIGEVKTRIQHPNADKLSCTTVDIGGKELLSIVCGAPNVAAGQKVPVATVGTMIYMGNESFEIKKSKIRGETSEGMICAEDELGLGTEHAGIMVLDPNAKIGSPAKDYFGVEEDYVFDIGLTPNRADATSHIGVARDLVAVLNNNYPDHNYKLKIPSIADFKVDNETRKIEIVVEDTQACPRYTGITVSGLKVKPSPAWMQNLLKTLGLKPINNVVDITNFILFETGQPLHAFNSEAIQGNKVIVKKLKEGTKFITLDEQKRSLNQNDLMICNATEGMCMAGVYGGLGSGITATTSNLFLESAYFDPATIRKTSKFHGLQTDASFRFERGTDPNMTEYALKRACLLFKELAEGQITSNVVDIYPSPIQKWTVEIKYANVDRLIGKCIDRSVIKRILVNLGIEIIDETELGLNLLIPTYKVDVTREADVIEEILRIYGYNNIEYSESLNSSLSYSDEQDRKELLQNQISAFLSDNGFFEIMNNSLINSKYFKKQEVYKAEENVKVLNPVSGDLDVLRQSLLFGGLESIEYNQNRKNPDIKFYEFGQIYSKSNAEINSANALDKFHESKHLAVFVSGKVAPENWLQESRQVDFYSLKFFVHQILKRLDVNLSNIQVNENIDALFEYGQTIQLNNKEMVTFGSLSKKILKQFDIKQKVFYADFSWDQLSKAVRKSKIQFCEIPKFQEVRRDLALMLHKEVTFESLKDLAFKTERKLLKSVSLFDIYEGDKIEKGKKSYALSFTLRDEYQTLTDKVVDKVMNKLMLAFEQQLNASIRK, from the coding sequence ATGAAGATTTCTTATAACTGGCTTAAACGTTACGTCGACTTTGATATTGAGCCTGAACAATTATCCGTTTTACTTACCGATTGCGGTCTGGAGGTTGAAAGCTTCGAACGAATCCAGTCGGTAAAAGGCGGATTAAAAGGGGTTGTGATTGGTGAGGTAAAAACTAGGATCCAGCACCCAAATGCTGACAAACTATCCTGCACAACTGTTGATATCGGGGGCAAAGAACTTTTATCCATCGTTTGCGGAGCGCCGAATGTTGCCGCAGGTCAGAAAGTACCGGTTGCCACAGTTGGCACCATGATTTACATGGGAAACGAATCATTTGAAATCAAAAAATCAAAAATACGGGGTGAAACTTCCGAAGGGATGATTTGTGCCGAAGATGAACTTGGGCTTGGAACAGAACATGCCGGAATCATGGTTCTCGATCCAAATGCTAAAATTGGTTCACCTGCAAAAGATTATTTTGGAGTTGAGGAAGATTATGTTTTTGATATCGGGCTTACTCCCAATCGAGCCGATGCCACTTCGCATATTGGCGTTGCAAGGGATTTGGTTGCGGTATTAAATAATAATTACCCCGATCATAATTATAAACTTAAAATACCATCGATTGCCGATTTTAAAGTTGATAACGAGACCCGAAAAATCGAAATTGTTGTTGAAGATACTCAGGCTTGTCCCAGATATACAGGCATTACAGTAAGCGGATTAAAAGTAAAACCTTCTCCGGCATGGATGCAAAACCTTTTAAAAACACTCGGGCTGAAACCCATAAATAATGTGGTTGATATCACCAATTTTATATTGTTTGAAACGGGCCAACCACTTCATGCTTTTAATTCAGAAGCTATTCAAGGCAATAAAGTGATCGTTAAAAAACTGAAAGAAGGCACAAAATTTATTACCCTTGACGAGCAGAAACGATCCTTAAATCAAAACGATTTGATGATTTGCAATGCGACCGAAGGCATGTGTATGGCCGGAGTTTACGGAGGATTGGGTTCCGGAATTACTGCCACAACAAGCAATCTGTTTCTTGAAAGTGCTTATTTTGATCCGGCAACCATTCGGAAAACTTCAAAATTTCATGGATTGCAAACCGATGCTTCATTTCGTTTTGAGCGCGGAACTGATCCAAATATGACAGAATATGCATTAAAAAGGGCCTGTCTGTTATTTAAAGAATTGGCTGAGGGACAGATCACTAGTAATGTTGTTGATATATATCCTTCCCCCATCCAAAAATGGACGGTTGAAATCAAATATGCAAATGTTGATCGACTCATTGGTAAATGTATCGACCGATCGGTGATTAAACGCATTTTAGTGAATCTGGGTATCGAAATTATTGATGAAACCGAGCTTGGATTGAATTTGCTCATCCCGACTTACAAAGTGGATGTTACCCGTGAAGCAGATGTCATTGAAGAAATTTTAAGAATTTACGGGTATAATAATATTGAATATTCCGAGAGTCTCAATTCTTCACTTTCTTACAGCGACGAGCAAGACCGTAAAGAACTTTTACAGAATCAAATTTCGGCCTTTTTGTCGGATAACGGGTTTTTTGAAATCATGAATAATTCCTTGATCAATTCAAAATATTTTAAAAAACAGGAAGTATACAAAGCCGAAGAGAACGTAAAAGTTTTAAATCCGGTAAGCGGTGATTTAGATGTATTGCGTCAGAGCCTCCTTTTCGGTGGTCTTGAATCGATTGAATATAATCAGAACCGTAAAAATCCGGATATTAAGTTTTATGAATTCGGACAAATTTATTCAAAATCAAATGCTGAAATCAATTCGGCAAATGCGCTTGATAAATTTCATGAATCAAAACATCTGGCAGTTTTTGTAAGTGGCAAAGTAGCTCCCGAAAATTGGCTGCAAGAATCACGTCAAGTTGATTTTTATTCTTTAAAATTCTTCGTTCATCAAATTCTGAAACGCTTGGATGTTAATCTTTCCAACATTCAGGTTAATGAAAATATCGATGCACTTTTTGAATATGGACAAACCATTCAACTAAACAATAAAGAGATGGTTACCTTCGGTTCCTTATCGAAAAAAATATTGAAACAATTTGACATTAAGCAAAAGGTGTTTTATGCTGATTTCAGCTGGGATCAACTTTCAAAAGCTGTCCGCAAATCCAAGATTCAATTCTGCGAAATTCCAAAATTCCAGGAAGTTCGTCGTGATTTGGCACTCATGCTTCATAAAGAAGTTACATTCGAATCGCTTAAGGACCTTGCTTTTAAAACAGAACGGAAACTTCTAAAATCTGTTTCACTATTCGATATTTATGAAGGCGATAAAATTGAAAAAGGTAAAAAATCATATGCCCTGAGTTTTACTTTACGCGATGAATATCAAACATTGACCGATAAGGTAGTTGACAAAGTCATGAATAAACTAATGCTTGCATTCGAGCAACAATTGAATGCAAGCATCCGAAAATAA